From one Branchiostoma floridae strain S238N-H82 chromosome 3, Bfl_VNyyK, whole genome shotgun sequence genomic stretch:
- the LOC118411940 gene encoding dnaJ homolog subfamily A member 1-like isoform X1 yields the protein MVKEMKYYDILGVKPSATPAELKKAYRKLAMKYHPDKNPDAGDKFKEISLAYEVLSDEKKRKIYDEGGEQAIKEGGTSGGNFHSPMDLFDMFFGGGPRFASRTSTRERRGKNVVHQLSVSLEELYNGATRKLALQKNVICEKCEGRGGKKGAVESCPNCRGTGMQVRIQQLGPGMVQQIQSMCNECQGQGERINPRDRCKTCNGRKIVRERKILEVHIDKGMKDGQKITFHGEGDQEPGLEPGDIIIVLDEKEHPVYHRNHGDLLMKLEIELVEALCGFQRPIKTLDNRTLLITSHPGEVIKYGDVKCIMNEGMPMYRNPFDKGRLIIQFVVNFPPDGFLPKERLPELEALMPEREEVLETDDAEVVDLVRIDPSQQRQRFAGNAYDEDDEHPHRGGVQCATQ from the exons ATGGTAAAGGAAATGAAGTACTACGACATCCTTGGTGTCAAACCAAGTGCCACGCCAGCAGAACTTAAGAAGGCGTACAGGAAACTCGCAATGAAGTATCATCCTGACAAGAACCCAGATGCAGGGGACAAG TTCAAAGAAATTTCCTTGGCATATGAAGTCCTGTCAGACGAGAAGAAGCGGAAAATTTACGACGAAGGCGGCGAGCAGGCCATCAAAGAAGGAGGCACTAGTGGTGGGAACTTCCACTCTCCCATGGACTTGTTCGACATGTTCTTCGGAGGAGGACCACGGTTTGCATC GCGAACTTCCACTCGCGAACGGCGCGGGAAGAACGTGGTGCACCAGCTGTCTGTATCGTTGGAGGAGCTGTATAACGGTGCCACCAGGAAACTCGCTCTCCAGAAAAACGTTATCTGTGAGAAGTGTGAAG GTCGCGGAGGAAAGAAGGGCGCGGTGGAGAGCTGTCCGAACTGTCGCGGCACCGGTATGCAGGTTCGTATCCAGCAGCTGGGTCCCGGCATGGTCCAGCAGATCCAGTCCATGTGTAACGAGTGTCAGGGTCAGGGGGAACGCATCAACCCTCGCGACCGCTGCAAGACCTGTAACGGCAGGAAGATTGTGCGAGAGCGCAAGATCTTGGAGGTGCACATTGACAAAG GAATGAAGGATGGACAAAAGATCACGTTCCATGGAGAAGGTGACCAGGAACCAGGCTTGGAACCAGGTGACATCATCATCGTTCTGGACGAGAAGGAACATCCCGTGTACCACCGTAACCATGGCGACCTGCTCATGAAGCTGGAGATTGAGCTAGTGGAGGCGCTGTGCGGATTCCAGCGACCAATCAAAACACTGGATAACAGGACACTACTGATCACATCTCATCCTG GAGAGGTCATCAAGTACGGAGACGTGAAGTGTATCATGAACGAAGGAATGCCGATGTACCGCAACCCGTTTGACAAGGGCCGTCTCATCATCCAGTTTGTGGTCAACTTCCCCCCAGATGGCTTCTTGCCAAAGGAAAGACTCCCCGAGTTAGAAGCACTTATGCCAG AGCGTGAAGAAGTCTTGGAAACAGATGACGCAGAGGTTGTAGACTTAGTCCGTATCGATCCCTCGCAGCAGCGACAACGGTTTGCTGGAAATGCGTACGATGAGGACGACGAACACCCTCACAGAGGCGGGGTACAGTGTGCCACACAGTAA
- the LOC118411940 gene encoding dnaJ homolog subfamily A member 1-like isoform X2, translated as MVKEMKYYDILGVKPSATPAELKKAYRKLAMKYHPDKNPDAGDKFKEISLAYEVLSDEKKRKIYDEGGEQAIKEGGTSGGNFHSPMDLFDMFFGGGPRRTSTRERRGKNVVHQLSVSLEELYNGATRKLALQKNVICEKCEGRGGKKGAVESCPNCRGTGMQVRIQQLGPGMVQQIQSMCNECQGQGERINPRDRCKTCNGRKIVRERKILEVHIDKGMKDGQKITFHGEGDQEPGLEPGDIIIVLDEKEHPVYHRNHGDLLMKLEIELVEALCGFQRPIKTLDNRTLLITSHPGEVIKYGDVKCIMNEGMPMYRNPFDKGRLIIQFVVNFPPDGFLPKERLPELEALMPEREEVLETDDAEVVDLVRIDPSQQRQRFAGNAYDEDDEHPHRGGVQCATQ; from the exons ATGGTAAAGGAAATGAAGTACTACGACATCCTTGGTGTCAAACCAAGTGCCACGCCAGCAGAACTTAAGAAGGCGTACAGGAAACTCGCAATGAAGTATCATCCTGACAAGAACCCAGATGCAGGGGACAAG TTCAAAGAAATTTCCTTGGCATATGAAGTCCTGTCAGACGAGAAGAAGCGGAAAATTTACGACGAAGGCGGCGAGCAGGCCATCAAAGAAGGAGGCACTAGTGGTGGGAACTTCCACTCTCCCATGGACTTGTTCGACATGTTCTTCGGAGGAGGACCACG GCGAACTTCCACTCGCGAACGGCGCGGGAAGAACGTGGTGCACCAGCTGTCTGTATCGTTGGAGGAGCTGTATAACGGTGCCACCAGGAAACTCGCTCTCCAGAAAAACGTTATCTGTGAGAAGTGTGAAG GTCGCGGAGGAAAGAAGGGCGCGGTGGAGAGCTGTCCGAACTGTCGCGGCACCGGTATGCAGGTTCGTATCCAGCAGCTGGGTCCCGGCATGGTCCAGCAGATCCAGTCCATGTGTAACGAGTGTCAGGGTCAGGGGGAACGCATCAACCCTCGCGACCGCTGCAAGACCTGTAACGGCAGGAAGATTGTGCGAGAGCGCAAGATCTTGGAGGTGCACATTGACAAAG GAATGAAGGATGGACAAAAGATCACGTTCCATGGAGAAGGTGACCAGGAACCAGGCTTGGAACCAGGTGACATCATCATCGTTCTGGACGAGAAGGAACATCCCGTGTACCACCGTAACCATGGCGACCTGCTCATGAAGCTGGAGATTGAGCTAGTGGAGGCGCTGTGCGGATTCCAGCGACCAATCAAAACACTGGATAACAGGACACTACTGATCACATCTCATCCTG GAGAGGTCATCAAGTACGGAGACGTGAAGTGTATCATGAACGAAGGAATGCCGATGTACCGCAACCCGTTTGACAAGGGCCGTCTCATCATCCAGTTTGTGGTCAACTTCCCCCCAGATGGCTTCTTGCCAAAGGAAAGACTCCCCGAGTTAGAAGCACTTATGCCAG AGCGTGAAGAAGTCTTGGAAACAGATGACGCAGAGGTTGTAGACTTAGTCCGTATCGATCCCTCGCAGCAGCGACAACGGTTTGCTGGAAATGCGTACGATGAGGACGACGAACACCCTCACAGAGGCGGGGTACAGTGTGCCACACAGTAA
- the LOC118411980 gene encoding protein NATD1-like has product MAIVRPLVGGVANWRGVLRRYSTVEAFMSSLMASGEGGMPVVGHDKLKKEFYIRMERESTEKAILQYDMYRKGYVDFYHTFVPEVYRGKGLAKHLAKAALDYAVEEDLKMKLTCTYLQKYAKDNPLPQYQERIVPT; this is encoded by the exons ATGGCAATCGTTAGACCACTGGTTGGTGGAGTAGCCAACTGGAGAGGAGTTTTACGACGTTATTCAACTGTTGAAGCGTTTATGAGCAGCCTGATGGCGAGTGGGGAGGGCGGCATGCCTGTGGTCGGCCACGACAAGCTCAAGAAAGAATTCTACATTAGAATGGAAAGAG aGAGTACAGAGAAGGCCATCTTGCAGTATGACATGTACAGGAAAGGTTATGTAGACTTCTACCACACCTTCGTACCAGAGGTGTACAGGGGAAAAGGACTGGCCAAACACTTGGCAAAG gctGCCTTGGACTATGCAGTAGAGGAAGACTTGAAGATGAAGCTAACCTGCACTTACCTACAGAAGTATGCTAAGGACAATCCACTTCCACAGTACCAGGAGAGGATCGTTCCTACTTAG
- the LOC118411921 gene encoding uncharacterized protein DDB_G0283697-like: MLNQRANAQQPRKADEEAWKKFKKERDLALKREEAAKNLSHLIAYKKDKRVRELKDKQKQKDAENLVLGKSVKRLKGDLKDTVKGRSKLEQKLRQELKALREQNKKLQKELVVLKEAEPSKGKKSKKERGERVEENAMFYSYATEDDELDFETDDESRVPNLKRDSKLQKVEQRKRVDRQVPKGASKNASTKPTKENKKDRRQSKDEVKRPTSSKKKARKHSAKAQRDANRQNRPRSREENERKQAARPGDHVKKQNRPRTREENERRREARKNRSKRTAKHQDDGFDSYSDDDFEDTENEGESNRQNIGEKKSKQSTNNTRKGQSEAKTERTKERENKGAFREKNDGTDGDRPTKGGDRKVRGQDEDLSDRQARRTKRETNGRLIVDNGETSDSGANNDGDRQVGRRKEAAGKTRRREGKGGEALVTSDSELEESEESSRRKGQDRGKRDKGKGDKYTDSEVTEGYERQTEYDKGGGNKNDRKAKQVSHSEKQRTSQVAQDSSSATESDRDQQHHSEQRRKTKTHNRTDDDHGLPQITLTDDKNKVSLISKQSLTKPPTLDFRSELHESADDRHERDDRKRLGNKHKSRDDHVTNSIDVIGNEAHQTSYGKSYEPENSTYGPSFSQSHRRREEQFAGSGVQHSDMKTDLSYKKRLVNKSEWEKFLSENAAHVSGVKGMDGKNRPDVVMTTHGNSFPMSYPPNITNQSPGHFGNSLRHKKSHYNGISVPGDKPVFPTGRRTKNSRKTDDDFSDDTEESSDVIDSFMGSPVDVNAKIRQYRERAEKIDVQLRRNQRVGMFAVQPPGKTVKDRRVYPTTRILFRTYRNPGQPRATL, from the coding sequence ATGTTAAACCAGCGCGCCAACGCGCAACAGCCGCGCAAAGCGGACGAGGAGGCCTGGAAGAAGTTCAAAAAGGAAAGGGACTTGGCCTTAAAGAGGGAGGAAGCGGCCAAAAACTTGAGCCACCTCATAGCCTATAAGAAGGACAAGAGAGTACGGGAACTCAAGGATAAACAGAAACAGAAGGACGCGGAAAATTTGGTTCTTGGTAAGTCGGTAAAAAGACTTAAGGGCGATTTGAAAGACACCGTTAAAGGAAGGAGCAAACTAGAACAGAAGCTAAGACAGGAACTTAAAGCACTGAGAGAGCAAAATAAAAAGCTGCAAAAGGAGTTGGTCGTTTTAAAAGAAGCAGAACCCAGCAAAGGCAAGAAAAGCAAAAAAGAAAGAGGGGAAAGGGTGGAAGaaaatgcaatgttttacaGTTATGCGACAGAAGATGACGAACTAGACTTTGAAACAGACGACGAATCGAGGGTACCAAACTTGAAACGGGACAGTAAATTGCAAAAGGTGGAACAAAGAAAGAGGGTTGACAGACAGGTACCAAAGGGAGCTAGTAAAAACGCGTCGACAAAACCaacgaaagaaaacaagaaagacaGAAGACAGTCAAAGGATGAAGTAAAAAGACCGACGTCGTCAAAGAAGAAAGCAAGAAAACACAGTGCAAAGGCACAAAGAGACGCAAACCGTCAAAATAGACCGAGAAGTCGGGAAGAAAATGAGAGAAAGCAAGCTGCACGTCCCGGAGACCatgtaaagaaacaaaacagaccAAGAACTCGTGAAGAAAATGAGAGAAGGCGAGAAGCAAGGAAAAACAGATCTAAACGCACAGCAAAACATCAAGACGACGGGTTCGATTCTTATTCGGATGACGACTTTGAGGACACAGAAAACGAAGGTGAGTCCAATCGTCAAAATATCGGTGAGAAAAAGTCCAAACAAAGCACAAACAATACTCGTAAGGGTCAGTCAGAGGCCAAGACGGAAAGAACAAAGGAGCGAGAAAATAAAGGAGCTTTCAGAGAAAAGAATGATGGGACAGATGGCGACAGGCCCACCAAAGGGGGCGACCGAAAGGTTAGGGGTCAAGACGAGGACCTGTCAGACCGTCAGGCGCGCAGAACCAAAAGAGAGACGAATGGAAGGTTAATTGTGGATAATGGGGAAACGAGCGACAGTGGAGCAAACAATGATGGAGACCGTCAAGTGGGGAGAAGAAAGGAGGCGGCGGGGAAAACAAGACGGCGAGAGGGGAAGGGGGGCGAAGCTCTAGTGACGTCAGATTCGGAGTTGGAGGAGAGTGAAGAGAGTTCAAGGAGGAAAGGGCAAGACAGAGGGAAAAGAGACAAGGGTAAAGGCGACAAATACACTGACAGTGAAGTTACTGAAGGCTACGAAAGACAAACAGAATACGACAAAGGCGGTGGCAACAAAAATGACCGTAAAGCTAAGCAAGTAAGCCATTCCGAAAAACAGAGAACAAGCCAAGTTGCACAAGACAGCAGTTCGGCCACGGAATCAGACAGAGACCAACAGCACCACAGTGAACAGCGCAGGAAAACTAAAACACATAACCGTACGGATGACGACCATGGTCTACCCCAAATAACATTAACAGATGACAAGAACAAGGTTAGCCTGATATCCAAACAGAGTTTGACTAAGCCACCGACGCTCGATTTCCGAAGCGAACTTCATGAAAGTGCGGACGACAGACATGAAAGAGATGACAGAAAGAGACTTGGGAACAAGCACAAATCACGTGATGATCATGTGACAAACTCAATTGACGTTATAGGTAATGAAGCCCATCAAACTTCTTATGGTAAGTCGTATGAACCTGAAAATAGCACATATGGACCATCATTTTCTCAAAGTCATCGAAGACGAGAAGAACAGTTTGCTGGTAGCGGGGTTCAACACTCCGACATGAAAACAGATCTTTCCTACAAAAAGAGGTTAGTCAACAAATCTGAGTGGGAAAAGTTCCTGTCAGAAAACGCTGCCCATGTCAGCGGCGTGAAGGGCATGGACGGTAAGAATCGTCCAGATGTCGTCATGACAACGCATGGAAACTCGTTCCCAATGTCCTATCCGCCGAACATCACTAACCAATCCCCCGGACATTTTGGTAACTCTTTAAGGCACAAAAAGTCTCACTACAACGGAATCAGTGTGCCCGGTGACAAACCTGTATTTCCTACGGGAAGGAGAACAAAAAATTCCCGCAAAACTGACGACGATTTCTCAGACGACACTGAGGAAAGCTCTGACGTCATTGACTCGTTCATGGGTTCGCCCGTGGACGTGAACGCTAAGATCAGACAGTACAGAGAGCGCGCGGAGAAGATTGACGTACAACTGAGACGGAATCAACGGGTGGGGATGTTCGCCGTGCAGCCTCCTGGGAAAACTGTGAAGGACCGGAGAGTCTACCCCACGACGAGGATCTTGTTTAGAACTTACCGTAACCCGGGGCAACCAAGAGCAACCTTATAA
- the LOC118411928 gene encoding guanylate cyclase soluble subunit alpha-2-like, which produces MSLYFKARSPNGDASSPPKLQGKQFVRLIVLLFLALLPIFSMVVQNALTLKEATALKSSGQETGNEIVFSTEIGHIVHDLALERGTTSLFISSGGDTDVYQRLLRIHEQTDNTIGSLSRWLPYDKHYPDNFKSAEEFKTHLAHHRSNVWFKLNETTVEEEIQFYTDINKMLIHIMSAVLSRADTSQLWTTVVAYQMLLGSIESTNLEMNLGWTFFNKGPGGFSTEELIWYYEALAVGSSQLENAVVYSHAVEDDLEEEFFGTSYEKELIRLRNQIKKNKASNTSAENGAKWLEVMDVYTHVLEETDERLSEKVLQIIDDILRQNDVRLSSGFSVLIVVACIGPVIVLGVYKMASESQAVAANLEKVTTKLADEQRKSDKLLYSVFPSIIVESMKKAEKLPAEYFDQATIMFSDVVGFTEATASLSPHKVIDLLNRMDQAFEAVFTRYDVYKMETMAGSFMVASGLPRKNGDQHAEQISCAALHLLSAARAFHPMHIPYPMKFRIGIHTGPCVAGVVGEKRPRYYVFGNTVNIAQSLEKTAEPSRIQISSSTSELLMSLGSAFNLEPRGEVTIKDGVKMTTYWLSQEGRKMSH; this is translated from the exons ATGTCGCTCTACTTCAAAGCGCGCAGCCCGAATGGTGACGCCAGCTCCCCGCCAAAACTTCAGGGAAAACAGTTCGTACGCCTGATCGTTCTCCTGTTCTTAGCCTTGCTTCCCATCTTCAGTATGGTGGTGCAAAATGCCCTCACCCTGAAAGAG GCCACCGCTCTTAAAAGTTCAGGACAGGAGACCGGCAACGAGATAGTCTTCTCCACAGAGATTGGTCATATCGTCCATGATCTGGCTCTGGAGAGGGGCACAACCTCTTTGTTCATCAGCAGTGGTGGAGACACGGACGTATACCAAAG ATTGCTTCGCATTCATGAGCAAACAGACAACACAATAGGAAGCTTGAGTCGTTGGCTACCGTATGATAAGCACTATCCTGACAATTTCAAGTCTGCAGAGGAATTCAAGACACATCTGGCACATCACAGAAGCAACGTGTGGTTCAAACTAAATGAGACTACAGTTGAAGAG GAGATACAATTCTACACAGACATCAACAAAATGCTCATCCACATCATGTCGGCAGTACTGAGTCGTGCAGATACATCTCAGCTGTGGACCACTGTCGTGGCCTACCAGATGCTGCTAGGCAGTATTGAGAGCACCAACCTTGAGATGAACCTGGGCTGGACTTTCTTTAACAAAG GACCAGGAGGCTTTTCCACGGAGGAGCTTATCTGGTATTACGAGGCACTGGCGGTCGGCAGCTCCCAGCTCGAGAACGCCGTCGTTTACAGCCACGCCGTGGAAGACGACTTGGAGGAAGAGTTTTTCGGCACCTCATACGAGAAAGAACTTATCCGGCTCCGCAACCAAATCAAGAAAAACAAAGCCTCCAACACCTCTGCTGAGAATGGTGCAAAATGGTTAGAAGTCATGGATGTATATACCCATGTTTTGGAGGAGACAGACGAGAGGTTATCTGAGAAGGTCCTTCAAATCATCGATGACATCCTCCGGCAAAACGATGTCCGACTGAGTTCGGGGTTCTCTGTATTGATAGTGGTAGCCTGTATAGGTCCAGTGATAGTCCTTGGGGTGTACAAAATGGCCAGTGAGTCTCAAGCAGTAGCAGCCAACCTGGAGAAAGTGACGACGAAGCTGGCAGACGAGCAGAGGAAATCGGACAAACTCCTGTACAGCGTCTTCCCCTCCATCATTGTGGAGTCCATGAAGAAGGCAGAAAAGCTTCCGGCTGAGTACTTCGACCAA GCCACCATCATGTTCTCAGACGTGGTGGGTTTCACAGAGGCCACTGCCTCCCTGTCTCCCCACAAGGTCATCGACCTGCTCAACCGGATGGACCAGGCTTTTGAAGCCGTCTTCACTCGCTATGACGTGTACAAAATGGAGACTATGG CTGGTTCCTTCATGGTGGCCTCTGGTTTACCGAGAAAGAACGGAGACCAGCACGCCGAGCAGATCTCGTGCGCGGCGCTACACCTCCTGTCAGCCGCCCGGGCCTTCCACCCCATGCACATCCCCTACCCCATGAAGTTCCGTATCGGCATACATACAG GACCGTGCGTAGCTGGGGTGGTGGGTGAGAAGCGGCCCCGCTACTACGTCTTCGGCAACACCGTCAACATCGCTCAAAGCTTGGAGAAAACGGCGGAAC CGAGCAGAATCCAGATTTCCTCCTCAACAAGCGAGCTGCTCATGTCGCTAGGGAGCGCATTTAACCTGGAGCCAAGGGGCGAGGTCACGATCAAG GACGGAGTGAAGATGACAACATACTGGCTGTCACAGGAGGGAAGGAAGATGAGTCACTGA